ACCCCAGGAAAAACCGGACGACGGCGAATGCAGAATCACCGGTTTGAAGGCCAAAGGCGACACCGTTTACTGGACCATGGAATGCATAGACCCGGAATCCGCCACATACTCCCAGGGCGAGATTACATACCACGGTAAAACCTTTGAAGGGACCGTGGTCATTACCGTAAAACCCAAAGAGGGGGGCATGATGACTATGCATAATAGCATGAAGGGCCAATACCTGGGCCCCTGCCCGGAATAGGAGAAATCATGGATGATTTGCAGTTTTACGTTGTGGAAAAAAAACCGCCCATCGCCTGGGTGTACCTGAACAGGCCTGAAAAGAAAAACGCCATGAACCCGCCTGCGTGGCGCGAGGCGCCCATAATTTTCAAAGACCTGGACCAGGATCCGGAAATCCGGGTGATCATCGTGGCCGGCAAAGGCAGTTGCTTTTCCGCAGGCATCGACCTCATGGCCATGACCAACGAGCTTCCGGAACTCATGGATCCCAACCAAAAAGGCGGAACCAAATGGAGCCTGGTGCATAAAATCTACGAGCTCCAGGAAACCATCACCTGCATTGAAAAATGCCGCAAGCCCGTCATCGCGGCTGTGCACGGAAACTGCATCGGCGCGGGCCTGGACATGATCACGGCCTGCGACGTCCGCATCTGCTCCAAAGACGCCACCTTCTCTTTGAAGGAAGCCGCCGTGGCCATCGTGGCCGACGTGGGCGTGCTCCAGCGCATCCCCCACATTGTGGGCCAGGGCCACGCCAGGGAGCTTGCCTATACCGCCCGGCTCATCGACGCCCAAAGGGCCAAGGACATCCTGTTGGTCAACGACGTTTACGAAGATCATGAGGCTTTAATGGAAGCAGCGGAAAAGCTGGCCGTGGAAATGGCCGACAACGCGCCTTTGGCGGTCATGGCCTGCAAGAACGTGTTGAACTACGGCATTGGAAAATCCATCGAGGACGGCCTGAAATACGTGGGCCTCATCAGCACGGACATCATCCCGTCGGATGATCTGTACGAAGCCGTGGGCGCCTTCGCCGAAAAGCGCAAACCCAAATATACGGGGAAATAATCTTTCCCGTTTTCCGTATGATTTACAAAGGGCCGTGGATTATTCCGCGGCCCTTCATTGCTCATAAAAAATTAGCTAACTGGGTCATTACCTTGCGGAAGGCTAACCTCTGTATCACTCAAAAGAATAAATCCATGAACAAATAGACCATTTTCGAAATGAGCCACGCGTACATAAAATTTGTCATCCTTCAATCCCTGCACCATATAGCTGAAACGAACTTGAAACAGTCCTTCAGGTGTCTGTCCTAACAATTGACTATTCATATCTGCTTTCTGGTAAATTGGAATTCCCTCCCTACGCAATTTTACATAGGATGGGTTTTCTGGAGGAGTTTTATTTTTCATCATGTTATGGTCATGAGCAATAAACAAACGGATTGTTGCATCTAATACATACGCTGCATTTAATTTTGCGTTATCATCCGAAAATATGCAGTTTTCGAACCTCACAACCCAGGATGATTCAGCATTTCGTCTATATACTCTTGGTGTTAAACGAAAGACAGTAAGCCTTCAGGGGGTAGTTAGCCCAGGTTGCTGATCCATGCAAGGTCTGTGGGTTGGCTTTTCAGGAAGTCGGAGATAATTTGGACGAGTCTGGGATACACAGGAAGGCCGCGCATTCTTAAGGTATGTTTGAGGCTTAGGATGCGTTCCACCCAGCGGTCTCCTTTTTCGCTTTGGGTTCCCAGGCTCCGTTTGCGCCAGATCACCCCGTAACGCAAGGCCCTTTCCGCCCGGTTGTTGGTAGGGTCAACGCCCGGTTCGGACAGGCAAAGCCAAAGGCTTTCCATTTCCAGCATGAGTCTGCGCGCAAAAACTCCGGCGTCGTCCCGGCGTTCTTGATGCTTGTTCAAAAGCCCCTTGAAACGGGCGATGAAGGCCCGCCATTCTCCAATCGTCGGGGGTTCATAGGCCCATTTTACAATCAAGGAAAGTTCGG
The Desulfatibacillum aliphaticivorans DSM 15576 DNA segment above includes these coding regions:
- a CDS encoding crotonase/enoyl-CoA hydratase family protein, translated to MDDLQFYVVEKKPPIAWVYLNRPEKKNAMNPPAWREAPIIFKDLDQDPEIRVIIVAGKGSCFSAGIDLMAMTNELPELMDPNQKGGTKWSLVHKIYELQETITCIEKCRKPVIAAVHGNCIGAGLDMITACDVRICSKDATFSLKEAAVAIVADVGVLQRIPHIVGQGHARELAYTARLIDAQRAKDILLVNDVYEDHEALMEAAEKLAVEMADNAPLAVMACKNVLNYGIGKSIEDGLKYVGLISTDIIPSDDLYEAVGAFAEKRKPKYTGK
- a CDS encoding IS66 family transposase, producing the protein ELSLIVKWAYEPPTIGEWRAFIARFKGLLNKHQERRDDAGVFARRLMLEMESLWLCLSEPGVDPTNNRAERALRYGVIWRKRSLGTQSEKGDRWVERILSLKHTLRMRGLPVYPRLVQIISDFLKSQPTDLAWISNLG